The Microvirga thermotolerans sequence ATCGTCGGAGAGACGCCGGTGATCGATCCCAAGCCCTACCGGCCGGAGCGGTTCTGAGCGAACAGGTCCCGCCAGGCCGGCAGGGCGCCCGGGAAGGGCAGGGCGGCGGCCTCGTAGACGCCGCGGGCGACGGCGCGGGCGAGGCAGTCGGCCGCCGCGACCGTGATGTGGGTGAAGTCCGCCGCCTCGTCGCCGAGCGGCTTTCTCCCCGTGGCCGCCGTGAAGATCGTATCCCCGTCGAAGAGGCCGTTCGCGAAGCGCAAGGAGCGGGCGAGGCCCCCATGGGACGAGACGGCGAGCCGCTTCGCCTGGGCCTTGGAGAGGATGGCGTCGGTCGCCACGAGGGCGATGGTGGTGGCCGGCTGCGGGCCGCCCTTCCAGACCGGGCGCCTGTCGTCGGGCGGGACCGTCCCGGGCAGGCCCAGCCCGCCGAACTCCCCGCCCTCCTCCAGGGCTGCCGCCCAGAAATGGGGCCCGTTCCCGATCACCGCCGACGCGATGGCGTTCACGACCACCAGGGCTCCGACCGTGTGACCCGAGGCGGTGACGGCGCTCGCGGAGCCGAGCCCGCCCTTCAGGTTCGCCGTGGTGGCGCCGTAGCCGCCGCCCGCGGTGCCGAGGGCGAAATCCGGCCCCGCGTTCCGCGCCGCCTCGTAGGCGAGCTCCCGGTAGGGCGGGTAGCGGCCCCAGTCCTTGTCGCCGCCGTTGAGCATGTCGAAAATGGCCGCCTGCGACACCAGGGGGATCCGGACGTTGCCGACCTGGAAGCCGATTCCCCGCTCCCGCAGGAAGGCCTGGACGCCGCCCGCCGCGTCGAGCCCGAGGGCCGAGCCGCCCGAGAGCACGACCGCATGGATGCCGGGCACCATCTTGTCCGGCTCGAGGAGGTCCGTTTCCCGCGTGGCCGGCGCGCCTCCGAGCACGGCGCAGGAGGCGACGGTCGGCGTGTCGAAGAGGGCGACGGTCACGCCGGATGCGAGGGCTTCGTCCTGGGCGTTGCCGACACGCAGGCCGGGAACGTCGGTGATGAGATTGCGCAGGTGCGTTGCGGGTGGGCGCGTCATGGCAGGCAAGGCAACCGCAGAACGGCTCCGTTCACAAGCCGGAGAGCCGCGCCCGCGCCGCCTTTCCTGTGGGCAGGCGAAGGGGTAGAAGGCCCCATGCTCAGCGTCTCCTTTCCGGCCGCGGCCCTCGGCGGCCTCATCAGCTTCTTGAGCCCCTGCGTCCTGCCGCTGGTTCCGCCCTATCTGTCGTTCCTGGCGGGCACCACTTTCGACCGGCTGAGCGCGGGCGACGGCGCCGTGCGCCGCCGGGCCATGCTGGCGGCGCTTCTCTTCGTGGCGGGGTTCTCCACGGTCTTCGTGCTCCTCGGCGCGACCGCCTCGGCGCTCGGGCAGACCGTGCGGCAATATCTCGACGTGCTGAGCACGCTCGCCGGGATCGCCATCATCGCGATGGGCCTGCACTTCCTGGGGCTGTTCCGGATCGGGCTGTTCTACCGGGAGGCGCGCTTCTCCGTGAACCGGCCCATGGGGCTGTGGGGCGCCTACGTGATGGGCCTCGCCTTCGCCTTCGGCTGGACGCCCTGCATCGGGCCCGTTCTCGCGGCCATCCTCGCCGTGGCGGGATCGGAGACGAG is a genomic window containing:
- a CDS encoding P1 family peptidase; its protein translation is MTRPPATHLRNLITDVPGLRVGNAQDEALASGVTVALFDTPTVASCAVLGGAPATRETDLLEPDKMVPGIHAVVLSGGSALGLDAAGGVQAFLRERGIGFQVGNVRIPLVSQAAIFDMLNGGDKDWGRYPPYRELAYEAARNAGPDFALGTAGGGYGATTANLKGGLGSASAVTASGHTVGALVVVNAIASAVIGNGPHFWAAALEEGGEFGGLGLPGTVPPDDRRPVWKGGPQPATTIALVATDAILSKAQAKRLAVSSHGGLARSLRFANGLFDGDTIFTAATGRKPLGDEAADFTHITVAAADCLARAVARGVYEAAALPFPGALPAWRDLFAQNRSGR
- a CDS encoding cytochrome c biogenesis CcdA family protein → MLSVSFPAAALGGLISFLSPCVLPLVPPYLSFLAGTTFDRLSAGDGAVRRRAMLAALLFVAGFSTVFVLLGATASALGQTVRQYLDVLSTLAGIAIIAMGLHFLGLFRIGLFYREARFSVNRPMGLWGAYVMGLAFAFGWTPCIGPVLAAILAVAGSETSVSRGALLLAAYSAGLGIPFLLAAFAMKPFVALTKRMRSHFAIVEKTMGVLLVLTGIAFLNGWIAAMSFWLLETFPVLGRLG